A genomic segment from Triticum dicoccoides isolate Atlit2015 ecotype Zavitan chromosome 1A, WEW_v2.0, whole genome shotgun sequence encodes:
- the LOC119363756 gene encoding formin-like protein 6 isoform X1: MSLFRKFFYRKPPDGLLEITERVYVFDSCFSTDVFDDDKYGQYIGDIVLHLRSHFADASFMVFNFREEERESQQSLLASILSIYDMVVMDYPRQYEGCPLLTMEMVHHFLRSGESWLSLGQHNVLIMHCERGGWNVLAFMLAGLLLYRKQFIGEQRTLEMVYRQAPRELIQLLSPLNPMPSQIRYLHYISRRNVSAEWPPGDRPLTLDCVILRNTPGCNGEDGCRPIFRIYGQDPLLGTDNNPKVLFSTPKRSKYVRHYKRADCQLIKIDIHCHIQGDVVLECISLDADQEREEMMFRVMFNTAFIRSNILMLNRDEIDIMWDAKDRFPKEFRAEILFSEMDTADHLDPMEMAGIGEKEGLPIEAFAKVQEMFSIVDWLDPKGDAAVQFFQRLTTYETIQLRQGLVSPSKKDSSIRKEIGHLELGSPTKNIQLRQGLLSPSKKDSSIRKEIGQLEIGSPTKNESDNVRNKSSNAENSTVYMNKKECDGIHKLATLDPASIYQGKLGTVVPENINPQVHKEITHVVDITTERSSSLEKPDEQSSPVQCSSPSMIMSQRFPLSRSSSAFPSNSPPRSLSACPRFYSVPSALGITALLEDHATFGGSENCGSTIIAPTMSSATVKVPSKPSSGQHPTTGTPVVTKGMLPPSPSPPPPPQSSGPVLFVASDAFMLSEAEDDLSQSSPKHSGPSLLPHPFPPHEESTSQLPGTTTLPANHQQSSSNNAQESSPTFTALATTSTSFRPPSPPPPPASPVRIVGPPLSAPKSSLSRPPAPPPPPPLASTSSPVRPPAPPPPPALASTSSPVPPPAPPPPPALASTSSAVRPPAPPPPPPVASTSSAVQPAAPPPPPTHPLASTSSPAPLPPAAPPPPPSPTSSAIRSSAPLPPPPPGITSTPPPPYNSSKQSPPAPPPPHAPRFSKDANHPGASGNVVPPPAPPGTKGRGPAPPSGPMSKSLQSGQTMSRKSNLKPLHWVKVTRAMKGSLWAEGQKADEASKAPVFDMSELENLFSTALPNSDSRRSDKSGSRASGAKPEKIHLIDLRRANNCGIMLTKIKMPLPDLMSAILALDDTVLDADQVENLIKFTPTKEEIELLKGYKGDKQDLGECEQFFMELMKLPRVDSKLRVFLFKIQFRSQVSDLKRNLNIVNSSAEEIRGSVKLKRIMQTILSLGNALNQGTARGSAVGFRLDSLLKLSDTRARNNKMTLMHYLSKVLSEKLPELLDFPKDLASLELAAKIQLKSLAEEMQAINKGLEKVEQELTISENDGPVSEIFCKTLKGFLSGAEAEVRALTSLYSNVGRNADALALYFGEDPARCPFEQVATTLHNFVKLFMRSHEENCKQLDLEKKKTQKEAEPDKPKGESENEKDNLSHPIKELDISLQSQPQTASAK, from the exons ATGTCTCTCTTCCGCAAGTTCTTCTACCGCAAGCCCCCGGACGGGCTGCTCGAGATCACCGAGCGCGTCTACG TGTTCGATTCGTGCTTCTCCACCGATGTCTTCGACGACGACAAGTACGGGCAGTACATCGGAGACATCGTCCTGCACCTCCGGAGCCACTTCGCGGACGCCTCCTTCATGGTCTTCAACTTCCGGGAGGAGGAACGGGAGAGCCAGCAGAGCCTGCTGGCCAGCATCCTCTCCATCTACGACATGGTGGTCATGGACTACCCGAGGCAGTACGAGGGCTGCCCGCTCCTCACCATGGAGATGGTCCACCATTTCCTCAGGTCCGGGGAGAGCTGGCTCTCCCTGGGACAGCACAACGTCCTCATAATGCACTGCGAGCGAGGCGGCTGGAACGTGCTCGCCTTCATGCTGGCGGGCCTGCTGCTGTACCGGAAGCAGTTCATCGGCGAGCAGAGGACGCTGGAGATGGTGTACAGGCAGGCCCCTCGCGAGCTCATCCAGCTGCTCTCGCCGCTAAACCCCATGCCGTCGCAGATAAGATACCTGCATTACATATCCCGGAGGAACGTGAGCGCAGAATGGCCACCAGGTGATCGACCTCTTACCTTAGACTGCGTGATACTAAGGAATACCCCGGGCTGTAATGGGGAGGATGGATGTAGACCGATATTCCGTATCTATGGGCAGGATCCTCTACTTGGTACAGATAACAATCCCAAGGTGCTTTTTTCAACACCAAAGAGGAGTAAATATGTTCGGCATTACAAGCGG GCAGACTGTCAATTGATTAAGATCGATATCCACTGCCATATTCAAGGAGATGTTGTCCTTGAATGCATCAGTTTGGATGCTGATCAAGAACGAGAAGAGATGATGTTCAGAGTCATGTTCAACACAGCATTTATCAGGTCAAACATTCTCATGCTAAACCGTGATGAAATTGACATAATGTGGGATGCAAAAGATCGATTCCCAAAGGAATTCAGAGCCGAG ATTCTTTTTTCAGAAATGGACACTGCAGATCATTTAGATCCCATGGAGATGGCAGGTATAGGGGAGAAGGAGGGCTTACCAATTGAAGCATTTGCAAAGGTGCAAGAGATGTTCAGCATAGTCGACTGGTTAGATCCGAAAGGGGATGCTGCAGTCCAGTTTTTCCAGCGGCTAACCACATATGAAACCATACAGCTGAGGCAGGGATTGGTGTCTCCAAGCAAGAAAGATTCGAGCATTAGAAAAGAAATAGGGCATTTGGAGCTTGGTTCACCGACCAAAAATATACAGCTGAGGCAGGGATTGCTGTCTCCAAGCAAGAAAGATTCGAGCATAAGAAAGGAAATAGGGCAATTGGAGATTGGTTCACCGACCAAAAATGAATCTGACAATGTTCGAAACAAATCAAGCAATGCTGAAAACTCAACAGTCTATATGAACAAAAAGGAATGTGATGGCATACACAAATTAGCCACGTTGGACCCAGCCAGTATTTATCAAGGAAAATTAGGAACCGTTGTTCCTGAAAACATAAACCCTCAAGTTCATAAGGAAATAACACATGTAGTTGACATCACTACCGAACGATCGTCTTCACTGGAAAAACCTGATGAGCAATCTAGTCCAGTACAGTGCTCTTCGCCCTCTATGATTATGTCACAGCGGTTTCCACTTTCTAGGTCAAGTTCTGCCTTTCCTAGCAACTCACCTCCAAGATCACTTTCAGCATGCCCAAGATTTTATAGCGTACCTTCAGCCCTTGGAATTACAGCTTTGTTGGAAGATCATGCTACATTTGGAGGTTCTGAGAATTGTGGTTCAACCATAATTGCACCTACGATGTCAAGCGCCACAGTCAAAGTTCCATCAAAACCATCATCAGGACAGCATCCAACAACAG GGACTCCGGTTGTAACAAAGGGTATGCTGCCGCCGTCGCCATCACCACCCCCACCCCCTCAGTCATCAGGTCCGGTGTTGTTCGTAGCGTCTGATGCTTTTATGCTGTCCGAGGCAGAAGATGACTTATCTCAGTCGTCTCCGAAGCATTCAG GTCCTTCATTGTTGCCCCACCCATTTCCTCCACATGAAGAATCCACATCGCAGTTACCTGGAACTACTACTCTGCCTGCAAATCATCAGCAGTCCTCAAGTAACAATGCACAAGAATCATCACCAACTTTTACTGCTCTTGCCACTACCTCTACTTCATTCAGACCTccttcaccacctccacctccagctTCTCCTGTTAGAATAGTTGGACCTCCTTTGTCTGCACCTAAGTCCTCCCTCAGTAGACCTCCTGCACCCCCTCCACCCCCACCACTCGCTTCTACTTCATCTCCTGTTAGACCTCctgcaccacctccacctccagcaCTTGCTTCTACTTCATCTCCTGTTCCACCTCCTGCACCACCCCCACCTCCAGCACTTGCTTCTACTTCATCAGCTGTTCGACCTCCTGCACCACCTCCACCCCCACCAGTTGCTTCTACTTCATCGGCTGTTCAACCTGctgcaccacctccacctccaactCACCCACTTGCTTCTACTTCATCTCCAGCACCGCTCCCGCCTGCTGCACCACCTCCACCACCTTCTCCAACATCATCTGCCATTAGATCTTCAGCACCGCTCCCGCCTCCACCTCCAGGAATTACTTCTACACCACCACCACCCTATAATTCATCAAAACAATCTcctcctgctccaccaccacctcaCGCTCCAAGGTTCTCAAAGGATGCCAACCATCCTGGTGCTTCTGGCAATGTTGTACCTCCACCAGCACCTCCTGGTACGAAGGGGCGTGGACCTGCACCTCCTTCGGGCCCAATGTCTAAGAGTCTTCAATCTGGTCAGACTATGTCCAGAAAGTCCAATCTGAAACCACTACACTGGGTGAAAGTTACAAGAGCGATGAAGGGCAGTCTCTGGGCAGAGGGGCAAAAAGCTGATGAAGCTTCAAA AGCCCCAGTGTTTGACATGTCAGAACTAGAAAATCTTTTCTCAACTGCTCTACCAAATTCAGATTCTAGGCGTTCAGATAAGTCAGGGAGTCGTGCATCTGGGGCAAAACCAGAGAAAATTCATCTT ATTGATCTTCGTCGGGCTAACAATTGTGGAATCATGCTTACGAAAATCAAAATGCCGCTTCCGGACCTAATG AGTGCTATTCTTGCTCTGGATGATACTGTCCTAGACGCTGATCAGGTGGAGAACCTAATTAAGTTCACTCCAACTAAAGAGGAAATAGAACTTCTGAAG GGTTACAAAGGAGATAAGCAAGATCTTGGTGAATGCGAACAG TTCTTCATGGAGCTTATGAAATTACCCCGTGTGGACTCTAAGCTGAGAGTTTTCTTATTCAAGATTCAGTTTCGATCTCAA GTGTCTGACCTTAAGCGGAATCTGAACATTGTTAACTCATCTGCTGAAGAG ATAAGGGGTTCAGTGAAGTTGAAAAGGATTATGCAGACGATTCTTTCTTTGGGAAATGCGTTGAACCAAGGCACTGCTAGAG GTTCTGCTGTTGGATTCAGGTTGGATAGCTTACTCAAATTAAGCGATACCCGTGCACGGAATAATAAGATGACCTTAATGCATTATTTATCCAAG GTGCTTTCTGAGAAACTTCCAGAACTTCTTGACTTTCCTAAAGATTTGGCTAGCTTGGAGTTGGCAGCAAAG ATACAATTAAAGTCTTTAGCAGAAGAAATGCAGGCCATAAACAAAGGGCTCGAGAAAGTGGAGCAAGAATTAACTATATCTGAAAATGATGGTCCTGTGTCGGAGATCTTTTGCAAG ACACTGAAGGGCTTCCTTAGTGGTGCTGAAGCCGAAGTTAGAGCCTTGACTTCACTTTATTCTAATGTG GGCAGGAATGCAGATGCATTAGCACTTTATTTTGGAGAAGATCCAGCACGTTGTCCATTTGAGCAAG TGGCCACAACGCTCCACAACTTTGTGAAATTGTTCATGCGTTCGCATGAAGAGAACTGCAAGCAGTTGGACCTTGAAAAGAAGAAGACTCAGAAGGAAGCAGAACCAGATAAGCCTAAGGGGGAATCGGAAAATGAGAAAGATAATCTCAGTCATCCAATCAAAGAGCTAGACATCTCACTTCAATCACAACCACAAACTGCCAGTGCCAAATGA
- the LOC119363756 gene encoding formin-like protein 6 isoform X2: protein MSLFRKFFYRKPPDGLLEITERVYVFDSCFSTDVFDDDKYGQYIGDIVLHLRSHFADASFMVFNFREEERESQQSLLASILSIYDMVVMDYPRQYEGCPLLTMEMVHHFLRSGESWLSLGQHNVLIMHCERGGWNVLAFMLAGLLLYRKQFIGEQRTLEMVYRQAPRELIQLLSPLNPMPSQIRYLHYISRRNVSAEWPPGDRPLTLDCVILRNTPGCNGEDGCRPIFRIYGQDPLLGTDNNPKVLFSTPKRSKYVRHYKRADCQLIKIDIHCHIQGDVVLECISLDADQEREEMMFRVMFNTAFIRSNILMLNRDEIDIMWDAKDRFPKEFRAEILFSEMDTADHLDPMEMAGIGEKEGLPIEAFAKVQEMFSIVDWLDPKGDAAVQFFQRLTTYETIQLRQGLVSPSKKDSSIRKEIGHLELGSPTKNIQLRQGLLSPSKKDSSIRKEIGQLEIGSPTKNESDNVRNKSSNAENSTVYMNKKECDGIHKLATLDPASIYQGKLGTVVPENINPQVHKEITHVVDITTERSSSLEKPDEQSSPVQCSSPSMIMSQRFPLSRSSSAFPSNSPPRSLSACPRFYSVPSALGITALLEDHATFGGSENCGSTIIAPTMSSATVKVPSKPSSGQHPTTGTPVVTKGMLPPSPSPPPPPQSSGPVLFVASDAFMLSEAEDDLSQSSPKHSGPSLLPHPFPPHEESTSQLPGTTTLPANHQQSSSNNAQESSPTFTALATTSTSFRPPSPPPPPASPVRIVGPPLSAPKSSLSRPPAPPPPPPLASTSSPVRPPAPPPPPALASTSSPVPPPAPPPPPALASTSSAVRPPAPPPPPPVASTSSAVQPAAPPPPPTHPLASTSSPAPLPPAAPPPPPSPTSSAIRSSAPLPPPPPGITSTPPPPYNSSKQSPPAPPPPHAPRFSKDANHPGASGNVVPPPAPPGTKGRGPAPPSGPMSKSLQSGQTMSRKSNLKPLHWVKVTRAMKGSLWAEGQKADEASKAPVFDMSELENLFSTALPNSDSRRSDKSGSRASGAKPEKIHLIDLRRANNCGIMLTKIKMPLPDLMSAILALDDTVLDADQVENLIKFTPTKEEIELLKGYKGDKQDLGECEQFFMELMKLPRVDSKLRVFLFKIQFRSQFFSGV, encoded by the exons ATGTCTCTCTTCCGCAAGTTCTTCTACCGCAAGCCCCCGGACGGGCTGCTCGAGATCACCGAGCGCGTCTACG TGTTCGATTCGTGCTTCTCCACCGATGTCTTCGACGACGACAAGTACGGGCAGTACATCGGAGACATCGTCCTGCACCTCCGGAGCCACTTCGCGGACGCCTCCTTCATGGTCTTCAACTTCCGGGAGGAGGAACGGGAGAGCCAGCAGAGCCTGCTGGCCAGCATCCTCTCCATCTACGACATGGTGGTCATGGACTACCCGAGGCAGTACGAGGGCTGCCCGCTCCTCACCATGGAGATGGTCCACCATTTCCTCAGGTCCGGGGAGAGCTGGCTCTCCCTGGGACAGCACAACGTCCTCATAATGCACTGCGAGCGAGGCGGCTGGAACGTGCTCGCCTTCATGCTGGCGGGCCTGCTGCTGTACCGGAAGCAGTTCATCGGCGAGCAGAGGACGCTGGAGATGGTGTACAGGCAGGCCCCTCGCGAGCTCATCCAGCTGCTCTCGCCGCTAAACCCCATGCCGTCGCAGATAAGATACCTGCATTACATATCCCGGAGGAACGTGAGCGCAGAATGGCCACCAGGTGATCGACCTCTTACCTTAGACTGCGTGATACTAAGGAATACCCCGGGCTGTAATGGGGAGGATGGATGTAGACCGATATTCCGTATCTATGGGCAGGATCCTCTACTTGGTACAGATAACAATCCCAAGGTGCTTTTTTCAACACCAAAGAGGAGTAAATATGTTCGGCATTACAAGCGG GCAGACTGTCAATTGATTAAGATCGATATCCACTGCCATATTCAAGGAGATGTTGTCCTTGAATGCATCAGTTTGGATGCTGATCAAGAACGAGAAGAGATGATGTTCAGAGTCATGTTCAACACAGCATTTATCAGGTCAAACATTCTCATGCTAAACCGTGATGAAATTGACATAATGTGGGATGCAAAAGATCGATTCCCAAAGGAATTCAGAGCCGAG ATTCTTTTTTCAGAAATGGACACTGCAGATCATTTAGATCCCATGGAGATGGCAGGTATAGGGGAGAAGGAGGGCTTACCAATTGAAGCATTTGCAAAGGTGCAAGAGATGTTCAGCATAGTCGACTGGTTAGATCCGAAAGGGGATGCTGCAGTCCAGTTTTTCCAGCGGCTAACCACATATGAAACCATACAGCTGAGGCAGGGATTGGTGTCTCCAAGCAAGAAAGATTCGAGCATTAGAAAAGAAATAGGGCATTTGGAGCTTGGTTCACCGACCAAAAATATACAGCTGAGGCAGGGATTGCTGTCTCCAAGCAAGAAAGATTCGAGCATAAGAAAGGAAATAGGGCAATTGGAGATTGGTTCACCGACCAAAAATGAATCTGACAATGTTCGAAACAAATCAAGCAATGCTGAAAACTCAACAGTCTATATGAACAAAAAGGAATGTGATGGCATACACAAATTAGCCACGTTGGACCCAGCCAGTATTTATCAAGGAAAATTAGGAACCGTTGTTCCTGAAAACATAAACCCTCAAGTTCATAAGGAAATAACACATGTAGTTGACATCACTACCGAACGATCGTCTTCACTGGAAAAACCTGATGAGCAATCTAGTCCAGTACAGTGCTCTTCGCCCTCTATGATTATGTCACAGCGGTTTCCACTTTCTAGGTCAAGTTCTGCCTTTCCTAGCAACTCACCTCCAAGATCACTTTCAGCATGCCCAAGATTTTATAGCGTACCTTCAGCCCTTGGAATTACAGCTTTGTTGGAAGATCATGCTACATTTGGAGGTTCTGAGAATTGTGGTTCAACCATAATTGCACCTACGATGTCAAGCGCCACAGTCAAAGTTCCATCAAAACCATCATCAGGACAGCATCCAACAACAG GGACTCCGGTTGTAACAAAGGGTATGCTGCCGCCGTCGCCATCACCACCCCCACCCCCTCAGTCATCAGGTCCGGTGTTGTTCGTAGCGTCTGATGCTTTTATGCTGTCCGAGGCAGAAGATGACTTATCTCAGTCGTCTCCGAAGCATTCAG GTCCTTCATTGTTGCCCCACCCATTTCCTCCACATGAAGAATCCACATCGCAGTTACCTGGAACTACTACTCTGCCTGCAAATCATCAGCAGTCCTCAAGTAACAATGCACAAGAATCATCACCAACTTTTACTGCTCTTGCCACTACCTCTACTTCATTCAGACCTccttcaccacctccacctccagctTCTCCTGTTAGAATAGTTGGACCTCCTTTGTCTGCACCTAAGTCCTCCCTCAGTAGACCTCCTGCACCCCCTCCACCCCCACCACTCGCTTCTACTTCATCTCCTGTTAGACCTCctgcaccacctccacctccagcaCTTGCTTCTACTTCATCTCCTGTTCCACCTCCTGCACCACCCCCACCTCCAGCACTTGCTTCTACTTCATCAGCTGTTCGACCTCCTGCACCACCTCCACCCCCACCAGTTGCTTCTACTTCATCGGCTGTTCAACCTGctgcaccacctccacctccaactCACCCACTTGCTTCTACTTCATCTCCAGCACCGCTCCCGCCTGCTGCACCACCTCCACCACCTTCTCCAACATCATCTGCCATTAGATCTTCAGCACCGCTCCCGCCTCCACCTCCAGGAATTACTTCTACACCACCACCACCCTATAATTCATCAAAACAATCTcctcctgctccaccaccacctcaCGCTCCAAGGTTCTCAAAGGATGCCAACCATCCTGGTGCTTCTGGCAATGTTGTACCTCCACCAGCACCTCCTGGTACGAAGGGGCGTGGACCTGCACCTCCTTCGGGCCCAATGTCTAAGAGTCTTCAATCTGGTCAGACTATGTCCAGAAAGTCCAATCTGAAACCACTACACTGGGTGAAAGTTACAAGAGCGATGAAGGGCAGTCTCTGGGCAGAGGGGCAAAAAGCTGATGAAGCTTCAAA AGCCCCAGTGTTTGACATGTCAGAACTAGAAAATCTTTTCTCAACTGCTCTACCAAATTCAGATTCTAGGCGTTCAGATAAGTCAGGGAGTCGTGCATCTGGGGCAAAACCAGAGAAAATTCATCTT ATTGATCTTCGTCGGGCTAACAATTGTGGAATCATGCTTACGAAAATCAAAATGCCGCTTCCGGACCTAATG AGTGCTATTCTTGCTCTGGATGATACTGTCCTAGACGCTGATCAGGTGGAGAACCTAATTAAGTTCACTCCAACTAAAGAGGAAATAGAACTTCTGAAG GGTTACAAAGGAGATAAGCAAGATCTTGGTGAATGCGAACAG TTCTTCATGGAGCTTATGAAATTACCCCGTGTGGACTCTAAGCTGAGAGTTTTCTTATTCAAGATTCAGTTTCGATCTCAA TTCTTCTCAGGTGTCTGA